One window from the genome of Halostella litorea encodes:
- a CDS encoding ABC transporter permease subunit — translation MLELARYDGRKRLPGALAMTVGIAALTAMYVGLFPSITATANLDELIAAYPPAVREAFDIRTMNTIEGFLATQLYAFAWVILLGLYFAYAAAGLIAADVERGRMDLTLSMPVSRSRVVLEKFASLGVPLFVANAAMPVVVFVATLAIDESVAMERVAMAHLLSVPYLLACAGIGLVASVAVDRASVAQRAAAGAVFALFLVESVVAGTDLEPLGALSPTRYYVPSEILVDGTYDVGGAAVLLAGTAVLVLASREWFRRRDV, via the coding sequence ATGCTTGAACTCGCCCGCTACGACGGCCGGAAGCGCCTGCCCGGCGCGCTGGCGATGACCGTCGGCATCGCCGCGCTCACGGCGATGTACGTCGGGCTGTTTCCCTCGATCACGGCGACGGCGAACCTGGACGAACTCATCGCGGCGTACCCGCCGGCGGTCCGCGAGGCGTTCGACATCCGGACGATGAACACCATCGAGGGGTTTCTCGCCACCCAGCTGTACGCGTTCGCCTGGGTGATCCTGCTCGGCCTCTACTTCGCGTACGCGGCGGCCGGCCTGATCGCCGCGGACGTGGAGCGCGGGCGGATGGACCTGACGCTCTCCATGCCGGTCTCGCGGAGCCGCGTCGTGCTGGAGAAGTTCGCCTCGCTGGGCGTCCCGCTGTTCGTCGCCAACGCGGCGATGCCGGTCGTCGTGTTCGTCGCCACCCTCGCCATCGACGAGTCGGTCGCGATGGAGCGCGTGGCGATGGCCCACCTCCTCTCGGTGCCGTACCTGCTGGCCTGTGCCGGCATCGGACTGGTCGCCTCCGTCGCGGTCGACCGCGCCTCGGTAGCCCAGCGGGCGGCCGCGGGCGCGGTGTTCGCGCTGTTTCTCGTCGAGTCCGTCGTCGCCGGCACCGACCTCGAACCGCTCGGCGCGCTCTCGCCGACGCGGTACTACGTCCCGAGCGAGATACTCGTCGACGGCACGTACGACGTCGGCGGGGCCGCGGTCCTGCTGGCCGGCACCGCGGTCCTCGTGCTGGCGAGCCGGGAGTGGTTCCGGCGGCGGGACGTGTGA
- a CDS encoding ABC transporter ATP-binding protein, with the protein MAAITVDGLTKDYGEVLANDGVTFEVAEGEVFGYLGPNGAGKTTTIRTLLGFQSPTDGTASVLGADVRAEDELIAAKRRVGYLPATPSFDETATGRQVLDLHGSVKGDPRRGELLDLFDPPLDREIRDYSTGNAQKLGLVQAFMHDPDLVVMDEPTSGLDPLMQRRFEEFVRAERRAGTTVFLSSHVLSEVRRLCDRVGVIRDGHIVAVERVADLLGRSGKAVLARVDGSVSADDVTLAGAHDVAVRTVAAPDDRDAGGTVTEVTFTYTGDVNELVAFLDRFDLLEVDVEEAPLEDVFMQFYGDDDA; encoded by the coding sequence ATGGCGGCGATAACGGTCGACGGCCTCACGAAGGACTACGGCGAGGTGCTCGCCAACGACGGCGTCACCTTCGAGGTGGCCGAGGGCGAGGTGTTTGGCTACCTCGGTCCGAACGGGGCCGGCAAGACGACGACCATCCGCACGCTGCTGGGGTTCCAGTCGCCGACCGACGGGACCGCGTCGGTGCTCGGCGCGGACGTGCGGGCGGAGGACGAACTGATCGCCGCCAAGCGGCGGGTCGGCTACCTGCCGGCGACGCCGTCGTTCGACGAGACGGCGACCGGGCGGCAGGTGCTCGACCTCCACGGGTCGGTCAAGGGCGACCCGCGCCGCGGGGAACTGCTCGACCTGTTCGACCCGCCGCTCGACCGGGAGATACGCGACTACTCGACGGGCAACGCCCAGAAGCTCGGGCTGGTGCAGGCGTTCATGCACGACCCGGACCTCGTCGTGATGGACGAGCCGACGTCGGGGCTGGACCCGCTGATGCAGCGCCGCTTCGAGGAGTTCGTCCGCGCGGAGCGGCGCGCCGGGACGACGGTGTTCCTCTCCTCGCACGTGCTGAGCGAGGTGCGGCGGCTCTGCGACCGCGTCGGCGTCATCAGGGACGGCCACATTGTGGCCGTCGAGCGCGTCGCCGACCTGCTCGGGCGCTCGGGCAAGGCGGTGCTCGCGCGGGTCGACGGGTCGGTGTCGGCCGACGACGTGACCCTCGCCGGCGCACACGACGTCGCCGTCCGGACCGTCGCGGCCCCGGACGACCGCGACGCCGGCGGGACCGTCACGGAGGTGACGTTCACCTACACCGGCGACGTGAACGAACTGGTCGCTTTCCTCGACCGGTTCGACCTGCTGGAGGTGGACGTCGAGGAAGCGCCCCTCGAGGACGTGTTCATGCAGTTTTACGGGGACGACGATGCTTGA
- a CDS encoding cyclase family protein: protein MAHRDLTRRVETDMPTYPGDPPVSVAPHATVEADGYRVSAVECGTHAGTHVDAPSHTEPDGRTIDEFPVGTFAFDAKLVDLRGRGPRAAIRPADLPETDAGMLVLRTGWAGRWGDPSYFDHPYLSAAAAEDCAERGYHVATDAASVDPSPSRTDAGTAADPDGVPAHHALLGAERLIVENLTNLDGLPERFELRAYPLRVAGGDGAPVRAVAVAERPRRR from the coding sequence ATGGCCCACCGCGACCTGACGCGCCGCGTCGAGACGGATATGCCGACCTACCCCGGCGACCCGCCGGTATCCGTCGCGCCCCACGCCACCGTCGAGGCGGACGGCTACCGCGTCTCGGCGGTCGAGTGTGGCACGCACGCCGGCACGCACGTCGACGCCCCGAGCCACACCGAACCGGACGGCCGGACGATAGACGAGTTCCCCGTCGGGACGTTCGCCTTCGACGCGAAGCTGGTGGACCTCCGCGGGCGCGGCCCGCGGGCGGCGATCCGCCCCGCGGACCTGCCGGAGACGGACGCGGGGATGCTGGTGCTCCGGACCGGGTGGGCCGGGCGGTGGGGCGACCCGTCGTACTTCGACCACCCGTACCTCTCGGCCGCGGCGGCCGAGGACTGCGCCGAGCGCGGGTACCACGTGGCGACCGACGCGGCGAGCGTCGACCCCTCGCCCTCGCGGACCGACGCCGGGACCGCCGCCGACCCCGACGGCGTGCCCGCCCACCACGCGCTGCTCGGCGCGGAGCGGCTGATAGTCGAGAACCTGACGAACCTGGACGGCCTGCCCGAGCGCTTCGAACTCCGGGCCTACCCCCTGCGGGTGGCCGGCGGCGACGGCGCGCCGGTCCGGGCCGTCGCGGTCGCCGAACGGCCCCGACGGCGGTAG
- a CDS encoding M20 family metallopeptidase, with protein sequence MTFDPVSFVERAVPVDSTEDVGEMRDLLVGTLADAGVDATVDGAGNTLASRGSGDTHVVLNTHIDTVPPHVPFERDDDTVRGRGSCDAKGPLAALLSAFLAVDPGEAGRVTLAVTPDEETLSTGAAALDLDPDYCVVGEPTGLDVCNAAKGRFQGTVTLSGENAHAAEPAEGTNAVAALEGVLRALDTFDGRDDAPPVHDALGAATLTPTVVSGGTATNQIPAASELVVDRRSVPPETAEGFRSSLEAHLREGVPDDVGVDFSLTDRESPFLEAFSTPADDPLVTALADAAGGDVRPFTAATEASYFAADAPTVVFGPGVLADDEGAVAHAEREYVRVGEVRAAADAVAATLRELLG encoded by the coding sequence GTGACGTTCGACCCCGTTTCCTTCGTCGAACGCGCGGTCCCGGTCGACTCCACCGAGGACGTGGGCGAGATGCGGGACCTGCTCGTCGGGACGCTCGCGGACGCGGGCGTCGACGCGACGGTCGACGGGGCGGGGAACACGCTCGCCTCGCGCGGGTCGGGCGACACCCACGTCGTGTTGAACACGCACATCGACACGGTGCCGCCCCACGTCCCGTTCGAGCGCGACGACGACACGGTCCGCGGCCGCGGCTCCTGCGACGCGAAGGGGCCGCTCGCGGCGCTGCTGTCGGCGTTCCTCGCGGTCGATCCGGGCGAGGCCGGCCGCGTGACGCTTGCGGTCACCCCGGACGAGGAGACGCTGTCGACCGGCGCGGCGGCGCTCGACCTCGACCCCGACTACTGCGTCGTCGGCGAGCCGACCGGGCTGGACGTCTGCAACGCCGCGAAGGGGCGGTTCCAGGGGACCGTCACGCTCTCGGGTGAAAACGCCCACGCCGCCGAACCCGCGGAGGGGACCAACGCGGTGGCCGCGCTGGAGGGCGTCCTCCGCGCGCTCGACACGTTCGACGGGCGCGACGACGCGCCGCCGGTCCACGACGCGCTCGGCGCGGCGACGCTGACGCCGACCGTCGTCTCCGGCGGGACCGCGACCAACCAGATCCCCGCGGCGAGCGAACTCGTGGTCGACCGCCGGAGCGTCCCGCCGGAGACGGCCGAGGGCTTCCGCTCGTCGCTCGAAGCCCACCTCCGCGAGGGCGTCCCCGACGACGTCGGCGTCGACTTCTCGCTGACCGACCGCGAGAGCCCGTTCCTGGAGGCGTTCTCGACGCCGGCCGACGACCCGCTCGTGACGGCCCTGGCCGACGCGGCGGGGGGCGACGTGCGCCCGTTCACCGCCGCCACGGAGGCCTCCTACTTCGCCGCCGACGCGCCGACGGTCGTGTTCGGGCCGGGCGTACTGGCCGACGACGAGGGCGCGGTCGCCCACGCCGAACGGGAGTACGTCCGGGTCGGTGAGGTCCGGGCGGCCGCCGATGCGGTCGCGGCGACGCTGCGCGAACTGCTCGGCTGA